A window of the Dryobates pubescens isolate bDryPub1 chromosome 36, bDryPub1.pri, whole genome shotgun sequence genome harbors these coding sequences:
- the KAT7 gene encoding histone acetyltransferase KAT7 produces the protein MPRRKRNAGSSSDGTEDSDFSTDPEHTDSSESDGTSRRSARVTRSSARLSQSSQDSSPVRNPPAFGAEEPAYSTRRVTRSQQQPAPVTPKKYPLRQTRSSGSETEQVVDFSDRDTKAAADQDESPPRTPTGNAPSSESDIDISSPNVSHDESIAKDMSLKDSGSDLSHRPKRRRFHESYNFNMKCPTPGCNSLGHLTGKHERHFSISGCPLYHNLSADECKVRAQSRDKQIEERMLAHRQDDNNRHATRHQAPTERQLRYKEKVAELRKKRNSGLSKEQKEKYMEHRQTYGNTREPLLENLTSEYDLELFRRAQARASEDLEKLRLQGQITEGSNMIKTIAFGRYELDTWYHSPYPEEYARLGRLYMCEFCLKYMKSQTILRRHMAKCVWKHPPGDEIYRKGSISVFEVDGKKNKIYCQNLCLLAKLFLDHKTLYYDVEPFLFYVMTEADNTGCHLIGYFSKEKNSFLNYNVSCILTMPQYMRQGYGKMLIDFSYLLSKVEEKVGSPERPLSDLGLISYRSYWKEVLLRYLHNFQGKEISIKEISQETAVNPVDIVSTLQALQMLKYWKGKHLVLKRQDLIDEWIAKEAKRSNSNKIMDPSCLKWTPPKGT, from the exons ATGCCGCGCAGGAAG AGGAACGCGGGCAGCAGCTCGGACGGCACCGAGGACTCGGACTTCTCCACGGACCCCGAGCACACCGACAGCTCGGAGAGCGACGGCACCTCGCGGCGCTCCGCCCGCGTCACCCGCTCCTCCGccaggctcagccagagctCCCAAG ACTCCAGCCCGGTGCGGAACCCGCCGGCCTTCGGCGCGGAGGAGCCGGCGTACTCCACGCGCAGGGTGACgcgcagccagcagcagcccgcGCCCGTCACCCCCAAGAAGTACCCCCTGCGGCAGACGCGCTCCTCGGGCTCCGAGACGGAGCAGGTGGTCGACTTCTCTGACAGAG acACCAAAGCCGCGGCGGATCAGGACGAGTctccccccaggacccccacgGGGAACGCCCCTTCCTCCGAGTCCGACATCGACATCTCCAGCCCCAACGTGTCCCACGACGAGAGCATCGCCAAGGACATGTCCCTGAAGGACTCGGGCAGCGACCTGTCGCACCGCCCCAAGCGCCGCCGCTTCCACGAGAGCTACAACTTCAACATGAAGTGTCCCACGCCCGGCTGCAACTCCTTAG GTCACCTGACTGGAAAGCACGAGCGCCACTTCTCCATCTCAGGATGTCCTCTCTACCATAACCTCTCAGCAGATGAGTGCAAG GTGCGAGCCCAGAGCCGGGACAAGCAGATCGAGGAGAGGATGCTGGCTCACCGGCAGGATGACAACAACAGGCATGCCACCAGGCACCAG GCACCAACAGAGAGGCAGCTGAGATACAAAGAGAAAGTGGCTGAgctcaggaagaaaaggaactCAGGACTAAGcaaggagcagaaggaaaagtaCATG GAGCACAGGCAAACCTATGGCAACACCAGGGAGCCCCTGCTGGAGAACCTGACCAGTGAGTACGACCTGGAGCTCTTCCGGAGGGCGCAAGCACGAGCGTCGGAGGACCTG gagaagctgaggctgcaggggcagatCACAGAAGGCAGCAACATGATCAAGACCATCGCTTTCGGCCGCTACGAGCTGGATACCTGGTACCACTCTCCCTACCCGGAGGAGTACGCCCGCCTGGGCCGCCTCTACATGTGCGAGTTCTGCCTCAAGTACATGAAGAGCCAGACCATCCTGCGCAGGCACATG GCTAAATGTGTTTGGAAGCATCCACCTGGGGACGAGATCTACCGCAAGGGCTCCATTTCGGTGTTCGAGGTGGATGGGAAGAAGAACAAG ATCTACTGTCAGAACCTGTGCCTGCTGGCAAAGCTGTTCCTGGACCATAAAACACTGTACTATGATGTGGAACCCTTCCTCTTCTATGTCATGACAGAAGCTGACAACACTGGCTGCCACCTCATAGGCTATTTCTCCAAG GAGAAGAATTCTTTCCTCAACTACAATGTTTCCTGTATCCTGACAATGCCCCAGTACATGAGGCAGGGCTATGGCAAGATGCTGATTGACTTCA GCTACCTGCTCTCCAAAGTAGAAGAAAAAGTCGGCTCCCCGGAGCGCCCGCTGTCCGATTTGGGCCTCATCAGCTACCGCAGCTACTGGAAGGAAGTTCTCCTTCGTTACCTCCATAACTTCCAAGGGAAAGAGATCTCCATCAAAG aaatcAGCCAGGAGACTGCAGTGAACCCTGTCGACATCGTGAGCACCTTGCAGGCCCTTCAGATGCTCAAGTACTGGAAGGGGAAGCACCTGGTCCTGAAGAGACAG GACCTGATCGACGAGTGGATCGCCAAGGAGGCCAAAAGATCCAACAGCAACAAGATCATGGATCCCAGCTGTTTGAAGTGGACCCCTCCTAAGGGCACTTAG